One segment of Phaeacidiphilus oryzae TH49 DNA contains the following:
- a CDS encoding response regulator, with protein sequence MTTVLIVDDHPLQRMGFRMLLTGSQETTVVGEAENGAEAVRKTAELRPDVVLMDVRMPGMDGIEATRRIVASGGRSRVLVLTTFDLDEYVHAALRAGASGFLLKDALPDELLAGIRAVAGGDAVVAPALTRRLLARFTSTEGSEGVAPASSPERRDDVRLASLSGREREVLEAVAAGLTNGEIAEQLVLSESTVKNHVSRVMTKLGARDRVQLVIYAYDAGLVRPSG encoded by the coding sequence GTGACCACCGTGCTGATCGTCGACGACCACCCGTTGCAGCGGATGGGCTTCCGCATGCTGCTGACGGGCAGTCAGGAGACCACGGTGGTCGGCGAGGCCGAGAACGGCGCGGAGGCCGTCCGGAAGACCGCGGAGCTGCGGCCGGACGTGGTGCTGATGGACGTGCGGATGCCGGGGATGGACGGGATCGAGGCGACCCGGCGGATCGTCGCCTCCGGCGGGCGGTCCCGGGTCCTGGTGCTGACCACCTTCGACCTGGACGAGTACGTCCACGCCGCGCTGCGGGCGGGGGCCAGCGGGTTCCTGCTGAAGGACGCGCTGCCGGACGAGCTGCTGGCGGGGATCCGGGCGGTCGCGGGCGGCGACGCGGTGGTCGCCCCGGCGCTGACCCGGCGGCTGCTGGCCAGGTTCACCTCGACGGAGGGGAGCGAGGGGGTGGCGCCGGCCTCCTCGCCCGAGCGGCGGGACGACGTGCGGCTGGCGTCGCTGAGCGGGCGGGAGCGGGAGGTGCTGGAGGCGGTCGCGGCGGGGCTGACGAACGGTGAGATCGCGGAACAGCTGGTGCTGTCGGAGTCCACCGTCAAGAACCACGTCAGCCGCGTGATGACGAAGCTGGGGGCGCGGGATCGGGTGCAGCTGGTCATCTACGCGTACGACGCGGGGCTGGTCCGGCCGTCCGGCTGA
- the dnaE gene encoding DNA polymerase III subunit alpha, with the protein MSDFVHLHVHTEYSMLDGAAKNKKLFGEVARQGMPAVAMSDHGNMFGAYEFQKIASDFPDVKPIIGIEAYVAPASRRHKKPVFWGAGGVRGAGSADGEGGKDVSGGGRYTHMTMWAKNAGGLRNLFRLSSRASFEGYYGKPRMDKELIAEHAEGIIATTGCPSGEVQTRLRLNQFEEACAAAAEYQEIFGRENYFLELMDHGIDIEHEVREPLLRLAKRLNIPLLATNDSHYVTADQSDAHDSLLCVGVGKNKDDPNRFKFNGDGYYIKTSEEMRALFRELPEACDNTMLVAEMVESYDEVFTYVDRMPQFDVPEGEDQSSFLRKQIAVGLKRRFGDNPSQEVLDRIELEMGVIEPMGFSSYFLVVADICNYAREHGIPVGPGRGSAAGSMVAYLTGITQLDPLEHDLLFERFLNPERINPPDVDIDFDDRQRDQMVRYVSEKYGTEYTAQVNTFGTIKAKAAVKDASRILGYPFAMGDRITKAMPPDVMGKGVPLADLFNKEHPRYNEGTEIRALYENEPDVKKIIDTGLGIEGLIRNTGVHAAAVILSSAPLLDLIPMHMRDKDGTIITGFDYPSCESMGLIKMDFLGLRNLGIIDHCIQIIKANRGVDVVCDDIPLDDPTTFELLSRGDTLGVFQLDGGPMRALLRLMKPTEFADISAVSALYRPGPMGMNSHINYALRKNGQQEIVPIHPELEEPLAEVLGPTYGLIVYQEQVQRAAQVLAGYSLGQADLLRRAMGKKKKEVLEKEFIPFHAGCKERGYSDEAIQAVWDVLVPFAGYAFNKSHSAAYGLVSYWTAYLKANYPAEYMAALLTSVGDDKDKAAIYLADARSAGIRVLSPDVNESVADFTAVGEDVRFGLRAIRNVGDNVIESLVATRKEKGKYSSFADFLDKVELPVCNKRAMDSLIKAGAFDSLGHTRRSLSAVAETAIDAVTGVKKQRAIGQDDLFGALEPEGGGAGSGGQSFGLDFQLDEQEWPKKHRLGLEREMLGLYVSAHPLDGAEQILSANRDTSVAELLGSGRTEGEVRLAGLITSVDKRINKRGDAWALIQLADRDGSVEVLFFPKSYQLVSQLLVEDNVVSVRGRLNERDGALSVFGSEIQPLDVSSVENGGRPPVQLAVPETRITVPLIADLKRTLRAHPGDVPVRLLMQGRRKSVLFELGLSVDPENGLASELKTVLGPNCWMGAA; encoded by the coding sequence GTGTCGGACTTCGTACACCTCCACGTCCACACCGAGTACTCGATGCTCGACGGAGCAGCCAAGAACAAGAAGCTCTTCGGCGAGGTGGCCCGCCAGGGCATGCCGGCCGTGGCGATGTCCGACCACGGCAACATGTTCGGCGCGTACGAGTTCCAGAAGATCGCCTCGGACTTCCCGGACGTGAAGCCGATCATCGGCATCGAGGCGTACGTCGCCCCCGCCTCCCGCCGGCACAAGAAGCCGGTCTTCTGGGGCGCCGGCGGCGTCCGCGGCGCGGGCAGCGCCGACGGCGAGGGCGGCAAGGACGTCTCCGGCGGCGGCCGGTACACCCATATGACGATGTGGGCGAAGAACGCCGGCGGCCTGCGCAACCTCTTCCGGCTCTCCTCCCGCGCCTCCTTCGAGGGCTACTACGGCAAGCCCCGGATGGACAAGGAGCTGATCGCCGAGCACGCCGAGGGGATCATCGCCACCACCGGCTGCCCCTCCGGCGAGGTGCAGACCCGGCTGCGGCTCAACCAGTTCGAGGAGGCCTGCGCGGCCGCCGCCGAGTACCAGGAGATCTTCGGCAGGGAGAACTACTTCCTGGAGCTGATGGACCACGGCATCGACATCGAGCACGAGGTCCGCGAGCCCCTGCTCCGCCTGGCCAAGCGGCTGAACATCCCCCTGCTCGCCACCAACGACTCGCACTACGTCACCGCCGACCAGTCGGACGCCCACGACAGCCTCCTCTGCGTCGGCGTGGGCAAGAACAAGGACGACCCGAACCGCTTCAAGTTCAACGGCGACGGCTACTACATCAAGACCTCCGAGGAGATGCGCGCGCTCTTCCGCGAGCTCCCCGAGGCCTGCGACAACACCATGCTGGTCGCCGAGATGGTGGAGTCCTACGACGAGGTCTTCACCTACGTCGACCGGATGCCGCAGTTCGACGTCCCCGAGGGCGAGGACCAGTCCTCCTTCCTCCGCAAGCAGATCGCGGTCGGTCTGAAGCGCCGCTTCGGCGACAACCCCTCCCAGGAGGTCCTGGACCGGATCGAGCTGGAGATGGGCGTCATCGAGCCCATGGGCTTCAGCTCGTACTTCCTCGTGGTCGCGGACATCTGCAACTACGCCCGCGAGCACGGCATCCCGGTCGGCCCCGGCCGAGGCTCCGCGGCCGGCTCGATGGTCGCGTACCTCACCGGCATCACCCAGCTCGACCCCCTGGAGCACGACCTCCTCTTCGAGCGCTTCCTCAACCCGGAGCGGATCAACCCGCCGGACGTCGACATCGACTTCGACGACCGCCAGCGCGACCAGATGGTCCGCTACGTCTCGGAGAAGTACGGCACCGAGTACACCGCGCAGGTCAACACCTTCGGCACGATCAAGGCCAAGGCCGCCGTCAAGGACGCCTCCCGGATCCTCGGCTACCCCTTCGCGATGGGCGACCGGATCACCAAGGCGATGCCGCCGGACGTGATGGGCAAGGGCGTCCCGCTCGCGGACCTCTTCAACAAGGAGCACCCGCGGTACAACGAGGGCACCGAGATCCGCGCCCTCTACGAGAACGAGCCGGACGTCAAGAAGATCATCGACACCGGCCTCGGCATCGAGGGCCTGATCCGCAACACCGGCGTCCACGCCGCCGCGGTGATCCTCTCCTCGGCCCCGCTGCTCGACCTGATCCCGATGCACATGCGGGACAAGGACGGCACCATCATCACCGGGTTCGACTACCCGTCCTGCGAGTCCATGGGCCTGATCAAGATGGACTTCCTGGGCCTGCGGAACCTCGGCATCATCGACCACTGCATCCAGATCATCAAGGCCAACCGGGGCGTGGACGTCGTCTGCGACGACATCCCGCTGGACGATCCGACGACCTTCGAACTCCTCTCCCGCGGCGACACCCTGGGCGTGTTCCAGCTCGACGGCGGGCCCATGCGGGCGCTGCTGCGGCTGATGAAGCCCACCGAGTTCGCGGACATCTCCGCGGTCTCGGCGCTCTACCGGCCGGGCCCGATGGGGATGAACTCGCACATCAACTACGCCCTGCGGAAGAACGGCCAGCAGGAGATCGTGCCGATCCACCCCGAGCTGGAGGAGCCGCTCGCGGAGGTCCTCGGCCCCACCTACGGCCTGATCGTCTACCAGGAGCAGGTGCAGCGAGCCGCGCAGGTGCTGGCCGGCTACAGCCTCGGACAGGCCGACCTCCTCCGCCGGGCGATGGGCAAGAAGAAGAAGGAGGTCCTGGAGAAGGAGTTCATCCCCTTCCACGCGGGCTGCAAGGAGCGCGGCTACTCGGACGAGGCGATCCAGGCGGTGTGGGACGTGCTGGTCCCGTTCGCCGGCTACGCCTTCAACAAGTCGCACTCCGCCGCGTACGGGCTGGTCTCCTACTGGACCGCCTACCTCAAGGCCAACTACCCCGCCGAGTACATGGCCGCGCTGCTCACCTCGGTCGGCGACGACAAGGACAAGGCCGCGATCTACCTCGCCGACGCCCGCTCGGCCGGCATCCGCGTCCTCTCCCCCGACGTCAACGAGTCGGTCGCGGACTTCACCGCGGTCGGCGAGGACGTCCGGTTCGGCCTGCGGGCGATCCGCAACGTCGGCGACAACGTCATCGAGTCGCTGGTCGCCACCCGGAAGGAGAAGGGCAAGTACAGCTCCTTCGCCGACTTCCTGGACAAGGTCGAGCTCCCGGTCTGCAACAAGCGGGCGATGGACTCGCTGATCAAGGCCGGCGCCTTCGACTCCCTCGGCCACACCCGGCGCAGCCTCTCCGCCGTCGCGGAGACCGCGATCGACGCGGTCACCGGCGTCAAGAAGCAGCGGGCGATCGGCCAGGACGACCTCTTCGGCGCCCTCGAACCGGAGGGCGGCGGGGCCGGCTCCGGCGGCCAGTCCTTCGGCCTCGACTTCCAGCTGGACGAGCAGGAGTGGCCGAAGAAGCACCGGCTCGGCCTGGAGCGGGAGATGCTCGGCCTGTACGTCTCCGCGCATCCGCTGGACGGCGCCGAGCAGATCCTCTCCGCCAACCGGGACACCTCCGTGGCCGAGCTGCTGGGCTCCGGGCGGACCGAGGGCGAGGTCCGGCTCGCCGGGCTGATCACCTCCGTCGACAAGCGGATCAACAAGCGCGGCGACGCGTGGGCGCTGATCCAGCTGGCCGACCGGGACGGCTCGGTGGAGGTCCTCTTCTTCCCCAAGTCGTACCAGCTGGTCTCGCAGCTGCTGGTGGAGGACAACGTGGTGTCGGTCCGCGGCCGGCTGAACGAGCGGGACGGCGCGCTGTCCGTCTTCGGCTCGGAGATCCAGCCGCTGGACGTCTCCTCGGTGGAGAACGGCGGCCGCCCGCCGGTCCAGCTGGCCGTCCCCGAGACGCGGATCACCGTCCCCCTGATCGCCGACCTCAAGCGGACGCTCCGCGCCCACCCCGGCGACGTCCCCGTCCGGCTGCTGATGCAGGGCCGCCGCAAGAGCGTCCTCTTCGAACTGGGCCTCTCGGTCGACCCCGAGAACGGCCTCGCCTCCGAACTGAAGACGGTCCTCGGCCCCAACTGCTGGATGGGCGCCGCGTAA
- a CDS encoding TetR/AcrR family transcriptional regulator: MARRGAELREHIIDTAKWAFLESGFERTSMDAIATRASTSKRSLYAHFPTKEALFMAIVERSQELFEDSLRSPGHYCADDPAEAAALFCARFLQLLDWPPILRTCRLGISEAEHLPEAAVQLHQVFIGTVTDGLTDHLAAAYRLDRAAAADLATRLLGVTVYPAVFRGLFGGTPSDRRGSAPTEATLAEDVDLPAVREAVRALLP; the protein is encoded by the coding sequence ATGGCCAGACGCGGCGCCGAGCTCCGCGAGCACATCATCGACACGGCCAAGTGGGCCTTCCTCGAGTCCGGCTTCGAGCGCACGTCGATGGACGCGATCGCCACCCGCGCTAGCACCTCCAAGCGCTCCCTCTACGCCCACTTCCCGACGAAGGAGGCGCTGTTCATGGCCATCGTGGAGCGCTCCCAGGAGCTCTTCGAGGACTCCCTGCGGAGCCCCGGCCACTACTGCGCGGACGATCCGGCCGAGGCGGCGGCGCTCTTCTGCGCCCGCTTCCTCCAGCTGCTGGACTGGCCGCCGATCCTCCGCACCTGCCGGCTCGGCATCAGCGAGGCCGAGCACCTGCCGGAGGCCGCCGTCCAACTGCACCAGGTCTTCATCGGCACGGTCACCGACGGGCTGACCGACCACCTGGCCGCCGCCTACCGCCTGGACCGGGCCGCGGCGGCGGACCTGGCCACCCGGCTGCTCGGGGTCACCGTCTACCCCGCCGTCTTCCGCGGCCTCTTCGGCGGCACCCCGTCCGACCGGCGCGGCTCGGCGCCGACCGAGGCGACGCTGGCCGAGGACGTCGACCTGCCGGCGGTCCGGGAGGCGGTCCGCGCCCTGCTGCCCTGA
- a CDS encoding NAD(P)H-binding protein: protein MIVVTGATGRIGTRLLPRLLAGGEPVRVVVRDPDRLPAEVRERVEVVTGSHGDPKVADRAFEGADSVFWLALASPTASGPYEALVSFSIPGAEAIVRHGVERVVTVSALGREAQRYAGLVSASLAMDDLLRSTGARLRALALPGFMDNLLWQLEPLRRQGVFTGAMPGDLRLPAVAVGDIADTAARLLLDHTWTGQGTVGLMGPEDISADEMAAVLTEVLGRPIRYERISREAERQGYQAHGFSPAMAQSMVDMGLAKEQGIDSIPPRTPATSSPTTFRQWAEEVLKPAVEAA, encoded by the coding sequence ATGATTGTCGTCACCGGCGCCACCGGCCGAATCGGCACCCGGCTGCTGCCCCGACTGCTGGCGGGCGGAGAGCCCGTCCGGGTGGTCGTCCGCGACCCCGACCGGCTCCCCGCGGAGGTGCGCGAGCGGGTCGAGGTGGTCACCGGCTCGCACGGCGACCCCAAGGTCGCCGACCGCGCCTTCGAGGGCGCCGACTCCGTCTTCTGGCTGGCGCTCGCGTCCCCCACCGCCTCCGGCCCGTACGAGGCACTGGTCTCCTTCAGCATCCCCGGCGCCGAGGCGATCGTCCGGCACGGTGTCGAGCGGGTGGTCACCGTCTCCGCGCTGGGCCGCGAGGCGCAGCGGTACGCCGGGCTGGTCTCCGCCTCGCTCGCCATGGACGACCTGCTGCGCAGCACCGGCGCGCGACTGCGTGCGCTGGCACTGCCGGGCTTCATGGACAACCTCCTGTGGCAGCTCGAACCCCTCAGGCGGCAGGGCGTGTTCACCGGTGCCATGCCGGGTGACCTGCGGCTGCCCGCGGTGGCTGTCGGCGACATCGCCGACACCGCCGCCCGGCTGCTGCTCGACCACACCTGGACCGGGCAGGGCACTGTCGGCCTGATGGGCCCGGAGGACATCTCCGCCGACGAGATGGCCGCGGTCCTCACCGAGGTGCTCGGCCGGCCGATCCGCTACGAGCGGATCAGCCGCGAGGCGGAGCGGCAGGGCTACCAGGCCCACGGCTTCTCCCCGGCGATGGCCCAGAGCATGGTCGACATGGGGCTGGCCAAGGAGCAGGGCATCGACAGCATCCCGCCCCGCACCCCCGCGACCAGCTCCCCGACCACCTTCCGGCAGTGGGCCGAGGAGGTGCTCAAGCCGGCCGTCGAGGCGGCGTAG
- a CDS encoding GNAT family N-acetyltransferase produces MGSSSDTGTLRGARVRLRPAVEADVPALVRIRAEPEVHRWWGGGADLAASVAEDLRTPGTETLAVEFEGRVVGAIQWTAEEDPDYRHAGIDVFLDPAVHGRGLGTDAVRTLARYLVTERGHHRLTIDPAVANDAAVRCYAKVGFRPVGVMRRYERGPDGTWHDGLLMDLLAEELTGEDPEPGRLGG; encoded by the coding sequence ATGGGCAGCAGCAGCGACACCGGCACGCTGCGCGGGGCGCGGGTACGCCTGCGCCCCGCGGTCGAGGCGGACGTCCCGGCGCTGGTCCGGATCCGGGCCGAGCCGGAGGTGCACCGGTGGTGGGGCGGCGGGGCGGACCTCGCCGCGAGCGTCGCCGAGGACCTCCGGACGCCGGGGACGGAGACCCTCGCCGTGGAGTTCGAGGGGCGGGTGGTCGGGGCGATCCAGTGGACCGCCGAGGAGGACCCGGACTACCGGCACGCGGGCATCGACGTCTTCCTGGACCCCGCCGTCCACGGGCGGGGGCTCGGTACCGACGCCGTGCGGACCCTGGCGCGGTACCTGGTGACCGAGCGCGGGCACCACCGGCTGACCATCGACCCGGCGGTGGCGAACGACGCGGCCGTCCGCTGCTACGCCAAGGTCGGGTTCCGGCCGGTCGGGGTGATGCGCCGGTACGAGCGCGGGCCGGACGGCACCTGGCACGACGGGCTGCTGATGGATCTGCTGGCGGAGGAGCTCACCGGCGAGGACCCGGAGCCTGGGAGACTCGGGGGATGA
- a CDS encoding prolyl oligopeptidase family serine peptidase, with the protein MSDVDPYVWLESLDGADGEKALQWVRARNEETIGRLAGGERFGRLRDGLRAVLDSDARIPWPVRRGRYLYNFWQDAGNPRGLWRRTTLDGYRAEEPDWEILLDVDALAREEGENWVWEGASLLYPDYRLGLVHLSRGGADAAVVREFDVRRRAFVEDGFVLPEAKSRVSWIDADRVYLGTDFGPGSLTESGYPRTVREWRRGTPPEEAVTVFEGAAEDVAVSAYHDPMPGHERDLVYQTLDFYRSRRYLRSPEDGVLTLLDLPEDAGIGLRREWLLVRPRSAWRVGGREHPAGALLAIRFEEFAAGGREFAVLFEPDAHTSLRDWAWTRNHLLLTVLADVRTELRLLTPPAGEGAWDCARLPAPEAMASVEVLDTSPLEDDEYLTVTSGFLTPPTLGRGVAGRPGEPGAPGEPVEPLKRAPAFFDAEGMTVEQHFAESEDGTRIPYFLVRPAGAGAAAPTLLNGYGGFEASKTPAYNALVGRGWLERGGCYAVANIRGGGEYGPEWHAQAVKSGRHKVYEDFAAVAADLVRRGVTAPARLAIEGGSNGGLLMGVMLTRYPELFGAIAAQVPLLDMRRYHRLLAGASWMAEYGDPDDPADWSFIGEYSPYQRVRADGDYPPLLLTSSTRDDRVHPGHARKMAARMLAWGHDVHYYENVEGGHGGASNNEQAAFVRALVLDFLWNRTTRPAR; encoded by the coding sequence ATGAGCGACGTGGATCCGTATGTGTGGCTGGAGTCCCTGGACGGCGCGGACGGCGAGAAGGCGCTGCAGTGGGTGCGCGCCCGGAACGAGGAGACGATCGGCCGGCTGGCCGGCGGCGAGCGGTTCGGCAGGCTGCGGGACGGCCTGCGGGCCGTCCTCGACTCGGACGCCCGGATCCCCTGGCCGGTGCGGAGGGGCCGGTACCTCTACAACTTCTGGCAGGACGCCGGGAATCCGCGCGGGCTGTGGCGGCGGACCACCCTCGACGGGTACCGGGCCGAGGAGCCGGACTGGGAGATCCTCCTCGACGTGGACGCGCTGGCCCGGGAGGAGGGCGAGAACTGGGTGTGGGAGGGCGCCTCGCTGCTCTACCCGGACTACCGGCTCGGCCTGGTGCACCTCTCCCGGGGCGGCGCGGACGCGGCGGTGGTGCGGGAGTTCGACGTGCGGCGGCGGGCCTTCGTCGAGGACGGGTTCGTGCTGCCGGAGGCCAAGAGCCGGGTGTCCTGGATCGACGCGGACCGGGTCTACCTCGGCACCGACTTCGGCCCGGGCTCGCTGACCGAGTCCGGCTATCCGCGGACGGTGCGGGAGTGGCGGCGCGGCACTCCGCCCGAGGAGGCGGTGACGGTCTTCGAGGGCGCGGCGGAGGACGTCGCGGTGAGCGCCTACCACGACCCCATGCCGGGGCACGAGCGCGATCTGGTGTACCAGACCCTCGACTTCTACCGGTCGCGTCGGTATCTGCGTTCCCCCGAGGACGGCGTCCTGACGCTGCTCGACCTTCCCGAGGACGCCGGGATCGGGCTGCGCCGCGAGTGGCTGCTGGTGCGGCCGCGCTCGGCCTGGCGGGTCGGCGGGCGGGAGCATCCGGCGGGGGCGCTGCTGGCCATCCGCTTCGAGGAGTTCGCGGCCGGCGGGCGGGAGTTCGCGGTGCTCTTCGAGCCGGACGCCCACACCTCGCTGCGGGACTGGGCGTGGACCAGGAACCATCTGCTGCTGACCGTACTGGCGGACGTGCGCACCGAGTTGCGGCTGCTCACCCCGCCCGCCGGGGAGGGGGCCTGGGACTGCGCGCGGCTGCCCGCGCCGGAGGCCATGGCGTCGGTGGAGGTCCTGGACACCAGCCCGCTGGAGGACGACGAGTACCTCACCGTCACCAGCGGCTTCCTGACGCCGCCGACGCTGGGACGGGGGGTGGCGGGCCGCCCGGGCGAGCCGGGGGCGCCGGGCGAGCCGGTCGAGCCGCTGAAGCGGGCGCCGGCGTTCTTCGACGCGGAAGGGATGACCGTCGAGCAGCACTTCGCCGAGTCGGAGGACGGGACCCGGATCCCGTACTTCCTGGTCCGGCCGGCCGGGGCCGGAGCCGCCGCGCCCACGCTGCTCAACGGCTACGGGGGCTTCGAGGCGTCCAAGACGCCCGCGTACAACGCGCTGGTCGGCCGGGGCTGGCTGGAGCGCGGCGGCTGCTACGCCGTCGCCAACATCCGCGGCGGCGGCGAGTACGGGCCGGAGTGGCACGCGCAGGCCGTCAAGTCCGGCCGGCACAAGGTCTACGAGGACTTCGCGGCGGTGGCCGCCGACCTGGTCCGGCGGGGCGTCACCGCGCCCGCGCGGCTGGCCATCGAGGGCGGCAGCAACGGCGGGCTGCTGATGGGGGTGATGCTCACCCGCTACCCCGAGCTGTTCGGGGCGATCGCCGCCCAGGTGCCGCTGCTCGACATGCGGCGCTACCACCGGCTGCTCGCCGGGGCGTCCTGGATGGCCGAGTACGGGGACCCGGACGACCCCGCGGACTGGTCCTTCATCGGCGAGTACTCCCCGTACCAGCGCGTCCGGGCGGACGGCGACTATCCGCCGCTGCTGCTCACCAGCTCGACCCGGGACGACCGGGTGCATCCGGGGCACGCCCGCAAGATGGCCGCCCGGATGCTCGCCTGGGGCCACGACGTCCACTACTACGAGAACGTCGAGGGCGGCCACGGCGGTGCCTCGAACAACGAGCAGGCCGCCTTCGTGCGGGCGCTCGTCCTGGACTTCCTCTGGAATCGCACAACGCGCCCCGCTCGGTAG
- a CDS encoding methylated-DNA--[protein]-cysteine S-methyltransferase has translation MRTTHTTFDSPVGPLLLVGRRSEEAPGGLVLTSLTMPGQRGAPAVRPEDAEPEAFGEVERQLGEYFEGSRTRFDLLLGGGGTEFQRRVWAALDELPYGGTTTYGRLAERLGVPPEEVRAVGAAIGANPVLVVRPCHRVIGADGGLRGYAGGLERKRRLLVHEGALQPTLI, from the coding sequence ATGCGAACCACGCATACGACGTTCGACAGCCCGGTGGGCCCGCTGCTGCTCGTCGGGAGGAGGTCCGAGGAGGCGCCGGGCGGGCTGGTGCTCACCTCGCTGACCATGCCCGGGCAGCGGGGCGCGCCGGCCGTGCGGCCCGAGGACGCGGAGCCGGAGGCGTTCGGCGAGGTGGAGCGTCAGCTGGGCGAGTACTTCGAGGGTTCGCGAACCCGGTTCGACCTGCTGCTCGGCGGCGGCGGAACGGAGTTCCAGCGCCGGGTGTGGGCCGCCCTGGACGAGCTGCCGTACGGGGGGACGACCACCTACGGGCGGCTGGCCGAGCGGCTGGGGGTGCCGCCCGAGGAGGTGCGGGCGGTGGGCGCGGCGATCGGGGCGAACCCGGTCCTGGTGGTGCGGCCCTGCCACCGGGTGATCGGTGCGGACGGCGGTCTGCGCGGCTACGCCGGAGGGCTGGAGCGGAAACGGCGGCTCCTGGTCCACGAGGGCGCGCTGCAGCCCACACTGATCTGA
- a CDS encoding 2OG-Fe(II) oxygenase codes for MRIEDTGAAAVHRVDWAAIGGELDAYGCALTPPLLTPGQCAELAALYDREELFRTEVDMARHRFGSGRYRYFTHEPPELVAALRAAFYPHLLGIAREWAERLGRPAPWPDELAEWLAACHAAGQSKSAQILLRYGPGDWNALHRDVFGELVFPLQVVIGLDRPGAEHDYTGGEFLLVEQRPRAQSRGVATVLEQGCGLVFSTRDRPVRGSRGWMAGPVRHGVSPVRSGRRRSLGLVFHDA; via the coding sequence ATGAGGATCGAGGACACCGGCGCCGCGGCCGTCCACCGGGTCGACTGGGCCGCGATCGGCGGCGAGTTGGACGCGTACGGCTGCGCCCTCACCCCGCCTCTCCTCACCCCCGGGCAGTGCGCCGAGCTGGCCGCGCTGTACGACCGCGAGGAGCTGTTCCGCACCGAGGTCGACATGGCGCGGCACCGGTTCGGCTCCGGGCGGTACCGCTACTTCACCCATGAGCCGCCCGAGCTGGTGGCGGCGCTGCGGGCGGCCTTCTACCCGCATCTCCTCGGCATCGCCCGGGAGTGGGCCGAGCGGCTGGGGCGGCCCGCGCCCTGGCCGGACGAGCTGGCGGAGTGGCTGGCCGCGTGCCACGCGGCGGGGCAGTCGAAGAGCGCGCAGATCCTGCTGCGCTACGGACCGGGGGACTGGAACGCACTGCACCGGGACGTCTTCGGCGAGCTGGTCTTCCCGCTGCAGGTGGTGATCGGGCTCGACCGCCCGGGCGCGGAACACGACTACACCGGCGGGGAGTTCCTCCTCGTCGAGCAGCGTCCGCGGGCGCAGTCCCGGGGCGTCGCCACCGTGCTGGAGCAGGGCTGCGGGCTGGTGTTCAGCACCCGCGACCGGCCGGTGCGGGGCAGCCGCGGCTGGATGGCCGGGCCGGTACGGCACGGGGTGAGCCCCGTGCGGTCGGGGCGGCGGCGCTCGCTGGGGCTGGTCTTCCACGACGCCTGA
- a CDS encoding chorismate mutase: MSEQSVDSADAVSAESVQAELDRLRSSIDNIDSAVVHMLAERFKCTQEVGRLKARHQLPPADPAREARQIARLRALAEDARLDPAFAEKFLNFIVAEVIRHHERIAEERQQGRQA, from the coding sequence ATGTCCGAGCAGTCCGTGGACAGTGCGGACGCGGTGTCCGCCGAGTCCGTGCAGGCCGAGCTGGACCGGCTGCGGTCGAGCATCGACAACATCGACTCGGCCGTGGTGCACATGCTCGCCGAGCGCTTCAAGTGCACCCAGGAGGTCGGCCGGCTGAAGGCGCGGCATCAGCTGCCGCCCGCCGACCCGGCCCGGGAGGCCCGGCAGATCGCCCGGCTGCGGGCGCTGGCCGAGGACGCCAGGCTCGACCCGGCCTTCGCCGAGAAGTTCCTCAACTTCATCGTCGCCGAGGTCATCCGCCACCACGAGCGGATCGCCGAGGAGCGGCAGCAGGGCCGCCAGGCCTAG